A region of Chiloscyllium punctatum isolate Juve2018m chromosome 44, sChiPun1.3, whole genome shotgun sequence DNA encodes the following proteins:
- the pyroxd1 gene encoding pyridine nucleotide-disulfide oxidoreductase domain-containing protein 1 isoform X3 has protein sequence MIQNVSRCSFIIANVAALLIILRSCRKEMLFIWQRYHGRRNKCYMKLTLLLFNLQQHIGLRSTMATCHITNLHLVDADEGKLDQKRHSKTERRAAEFLIPQLKADKPEALLPCKRTKYTTEGLDQERKALSEDGAHGSALGPDWHEGMKLKGTKPISHRIHVEYQCEVDKIYLHDEFTASQKTSLAFSENGSEERKRKTDDESWPVYVQLTNGKIYGSDLIVSATGVIPNVEPFISDNPFDVAEDGGLKVNELMNTSIPDIFAAGDVCTVSWEPRPLWQQMRLWTQARQMGYYAAKCIAAEMSGEPIELDFCFESFAHVTKFFNYKVVLLGKYNGQGLGPDHELLLRCTSGQEYVKTVMHNGRMKGAVLIGETDLEETFENLILNQMDLSAYGEDLLNPNIDIEDYFD, from the exons ATGATCCAAAATGTGTCTAGGTGTTCTTTCATAATTGCCAATGTTGCAGCGTTACTCATTATTTTAAGAAGCTGCAGGAAAGAGATGTTATTTATTTGGCAAAGGTATCATGGAAGGAGGAATAAGTGCTATATGAAGTTGACCCTCCTACTCTTTAATTTACAGCAGCATATTGGACTGAGAAGTACAATGGCAACTTGTCACATCACAAATCTACACCTTGTGGATGCTGATGAAGGGAAATTGGATCAGAAGAGACATTCAAAAACTGAACGAA GAGCAGCTGAATTTTTGATTCCCCAGCTTAAAGCCGATAAGCCTGAGGCTCTTCTCCCTTgtaaaaggacaaaatacacaaCAGAAG GTTTGGACCAGGAAAGAAAAGCTCTTTCTGAAGATGGAGCACATGGTAGTGCATTGGGACCAGACTGGCATGAGGGCATGAAGTTGAAAGGCACAAAACCA atttccCACAGAATCCATGTTGAATACCAATGTGAGGTTGATAAGATTTACCTGCATGATGAGTTTACAGCATCACAGAAAACATCATTGGCATTCTCTGAAAATGGAtcagaagaaagaaaaagaaaaacagaTGATG AATCTTGGCCTGTTTATGTACAGTTGACAAATGGGAAGATCTATGGTTCTGATTTAATTGTGAGTGCAACTGGAGTAATACCAAATGTTGAACCATTCATCTCAGACAATCCT ttTGATGTGGCAGAAGATGGGGGTCTTAAAGTAAATGAGCTGATGAATACCTCAATCCCAGATATCTTTGCTGCAGGCGATGTCTGTACTGTATCTTGGGAGCCTCGTCCACTTTGGCAACAG ATGCGACTGTGGACCCAGGCTAGACAGATGGGATATTATGCAGCAAAGTGTATTGCAGCGGAAATGTCAGGGGAACCGATCGAATTGGATTTCTGCTTTGAATCATTTGCCCACGTCACCAAATTCTTCAATTATAAG GTGGTATTGCTCGGGAAGTACAATGGTCAGGGTCTGGGGCCTGATCACGAGCTATTGCTGCGTTGCACCAGTGGCCAGGAGTATGTGAAAACAGTGATGCACAATGGAAGGATGAAGGGAGCTGTGCTTATCGGTGAAACTGACTTAGAAGAGACCTTTGAAAACCTCATTTTAAATCAGATGGATCTTTCTGCATACGGAGAGGACTTACTCAACCCAAATATTGACATTGAAGATTATTTTGATTGA
- the pyroxd1 gene encoding pyridine nucleotide-disulfide oxidoreductase domain-containing protein 1 isoform X2: protein MRRSSSRWQVLAGQFPEDDILLITASPLIKAVMNFKQVSKTLEEFEVEEKPSHILEEHYPNVKVIQSAVRRLDAANHKLHTEEGTEYIYEKLCICAGARPKLIVQHNPFVLGIRDTDSAKEFQNRLAKAKRITVIGNGGIALELVYEVEGCEVIWAIKDKAIGNTFFDAGAAEFLIPQLKADKPEALLPCKRTKYTTEGLDQERKALSEDGAHGSALGPDWHEGMKLKGTKPISHRIHVEYQCEVDKIYLHDEFTASQKTSLAFSENGSEERKRKTDDESWPVYVQLTNGKIYGSDLIVSATGVIPNVEPFISDNPFDVAEDGGLKVNELMNTSIPDIFAAGDVCTVSWEPRPLWQQMRLWTQARQMGYYAAKCIAAEMSGEPIELDFCFESFAHVTKFFNYKVVLLGKYNGQGLGPDHELLLRCTSGQEYVKTVMHNGRMKGAVLIGETDLEETFENLILNQMDLSAYGEDLLNPNIDIEDYFD from the exons CTTGCTGGCCAATTTCCAGAAGATGACATCCTTCTAATTACAGCGTCCCCTCTAATAAAGGCAGTGATGAACTTCAAACAG GTTTCCAAGACATTAGAAGAATTTGAAGTTGAAGAAAAACCTTCTCATATACTGGAAGAGCACTATCCcaatgttaaagtgatacagtctGCAGTTCGAAGACTGGATGCAGCAAATCAT AAACTGCACACAGAAGAAGGCACTGAGTACATTTATGAGAAGCTCTGTATATGTGCTGGAGCAAGGCCGAAACTGATAGTCCAGCACAATCCATTTGTATTAGGAATTCGGGATACAGACAGTGCAAAG GAATTTCAAAATCGTTTGGCTAAAGCTAAAAGAATTACTGTTATAGGGAATGGCGGTATAGCACTTGAATTGGT CTATGAAGTTGAAGGATGTGAAGTGATTTGGGCAATAAAAGATAAAGCTATTGGAAATACTTTCTTTGATGCAGGAGCAGCTGAATTTTTGATTCCCCAGCTTAAAGCCGATAAGCCTGAGGCTCTTCTCCCTTgtaaaaggacaaaatacacaaCAGAAG GTTTGGACCAGGAAAGAAAAGCTCTTTCTGAAGATGGAGCACATGGTAGTGCATTGGGACCAGACTGGCATGAGGGCATGAAGTTGAAAGGCACAAAACCA atttccCACAGAATCCATGTTGAATACCAATGTGAGGTTGATAAGATTTACCTGCATGATGAGTTTACAGCATCACAGAAAACATCATTGGCATTCTCTGAAAATGGAtcagaagaaagaaaaagaaaaacagaTGATG AATCTTGGCCTGTTTATGTACAGTTGACAAATGGGAAGATCTATGGTTCTGATTTAATTGTGAGTGCAACTGGAGTAATACCAAATGTTGAACCATTCATCTCAGACAATCCT ttTGATGTGGCAGAAGATGGGGGTCTTAAAGTAAATGAGCTGATGAATACCTCAATCCCAGATATCTTTGCTGCAGGCGATGTCTGTACTGTATCTTGGGAGCCTCGTCCACTTTGGCAACAG ATGCGACTGTGGACCCAGGCTAGACAGATGGGATATTATGCAGCAAAGTGTATTGCAGCGGAAATGTCAGGGGAACCGATCGAATTGGATTTCTGCTTTGAATCATTTGCCCACGTCACCAAATTCTTCAATTATAAG GTGGTATTGCTCGGGAAGTACAATGGTCAGGGTCTGGGGCCTGATCACGAGCTATTGCTGCGTTGCACCAGTGGCCAGGAGTATGTGAAAACAGTGATGCACAATGGAAGGATGAAGGGAGCTGTGCTTATCGGTGAAACTGACTTAGAAGAGACCTTTGAAAACCTCATTTTAAATCAGATGGATCTTTCTGCATACGGAGAGGACTTACTCAACCCAAATATTGACATTGAAGATTATTTTGATTGA
- the pyroxd1 gene encoding pyridine nucleotide-disulfide oxidoreductase domain-containing protein 1 isoform X1: MATVPEPVRARFIIVGGGVAGVTCTEHLAGQFPEDDILLITASPLIKAVMNFKQVSKTLEEFEVEEKPSHILEEHYPNVKVIQSAVRRLDAANHKLHTEEGTEYIYEKLCICAGARPKLIVQHNPFVLGIRDTDSAKEFQNRLAKAKRITVIGNGGIALELVYEVEGCEVIWAIKDKAIGNTFFDAGAAEFLIPQLKADKPEALLPCKRTKYTTEGLDQERKALSEDGAHGSALGPDWHEGMKLKGTKPISHRIHVEYQCEVDKIYLHDEFTASQKTSLAFSENGSEERKRKTDDESWPVYVQLTNGKIYGSDLIVSATGVIPNVEPFISDNPFDVAEDGGLKVNELMNTSIPDIFAAGDVCTVSWEPRPLWQQMRLWTQARQMGYYAAKCIAAEMSGEPIELDFCFESFAHVTKFFNYKVVLLGKYNGQGLGPDHELLLRCTSGQEYVKTVMHNGRMKGAVLIGETDLEETFENLILNQMDLSAYGEDLLNPNIDIEDYFD, translated from the exons CTTGCTGGCCAATTTCCAGAAGATGACATCCTTCTAATTACAGCGTCCCCTCTAATAAAGGCAGTGATGAACTTCAAACAG GTTTCCAAGACATTAGAAGAATTTGAAGTTGAAGAAAAACCTTCTCATATACTGGAAGAGCACTATCCcaatgttaaagtgatacagtctGCAGTTCGAAGACTGGATGCAGCAAATCAT AAACTGCACACAGAAGAAGGCACTGAGTACATTTATGAGAAGCTCTGTATATGTGCTGGAGCAAGGCCGAAACTGATAGTCCAGCACAATCCATTTGTATTAGGAATTCGGGATACAGACAGTGCAAAG GAATTTCAAAATCGTTTGGCTAAAGCTAAAAGAATTACTGTTATAGGGAATGGCGGTATAGCACTTGAATTGGT CTATGAAGTTGAAGGATGTGAAGTGATTTGGGCAATAAAAGATAAAGCTATTGGAAATACTTTCTTTGATGCAGGAGCAGCTGAATTTTTGATTCCCCAGCTTAAAGCCGATAAGCCTGAGGCTCTTCTCCCTTgtaaaaggacaaaatacacaaCAGAAG GTTTGGACCAGGAAAGAAAAGCTCTTTCTGAAGATGGAGCACATGGTAGTGCATTGGGACCAGACTGGCATGAGGGCATGAAGTTGAAAGGCACAAAACCA atttccCACAGAATCCATGTTGAATACCAATGTGAGGTTGATAAGATTTACCTGCATGATGAGTTTACAGCATCACAGAAAACATCATTGGCATTCTCTGAAAATGGAtcagaagaaagaaaaagaaaaacagaTGATG AATCTTGGCCTGTTTATGTACAGTTGACAAATGGGAAGATCTATGGTTCTGATTTAATTGTGAGTGCAACTGGAGTAATACCAAATGTTGAACCATTCATCTCAGACAATCCT ttTGATGTGGCAGAAGATGGGGGTCTTAAAGTAAATGAGCTGATGAATACCTCAATCCCAGATATCTTTGCTGCAGGCGATGTCTGTACTGTATCTTGGGAGCCTCGTCCACTTTGGCAACAG ATGCGACTGTGGACCCAGGCTAGACAGATGGGATATTATGCAGCAAAGTGTATTGCAGCGGAAATGTCAGGGGAACCGATCGAATTGGATTTCTGCTTTGAATCATTTGCCCACGTCACCAAATTCTTCAATTATAAG GTGGTATTGCTCGGGAAGTACAATGGTCAGGGTCTGGGGCCTGATCACGAGCTATTGCTGCGTTGCACCAGTGGCCAGGAGTATGTGAAAACAGTGATGCACAATGGAAGGATGAAGGGAGCTGTGCTTATCGGTGAAACTGACTTAGAAGAGACCTTTGAAAACCTCATTTTAAATCAGATGGATCTTTCTGCATACGGAGAGGACTTACTCAACCCAAATATTGACATTGAAGATTATTTTGATTGA